The following are from one region of the Strix uralensis isolate ZFMK-TIS-50842 chromosome 4, bStrUra1, whole genome shotgun sequence genome:
- the CHGA gene encoding chromogranin-A, producing the protein MSRPGLLTVLLLAVPAISLPVTNDMNKGDTKVMKCIVEVISDTLSKPNPLPISEECLETLRGDERIISILRHQNLLKELQEIAAQGASERTRQQKKNRGFEDELSEVLESQNDKNKQRDAAGESPEEEQPTGSLAELAAQKTQQNKDSREEGKNSLEERDPRPRDANPGEKEDHEEAESNEIGNTEDAQRDEALDNHISKDFNEDEQRQQGDEEEQPRGPRDSLELENEGEQPSRQGQKKSKEVTGERVEREDDGGDDAAEEDPTEAERSLDLAEEDEEAEEMQGDDNNDDALGFGKDGQSSEEEEEEEQPQTLRGGRHRLEDEGIQGEEDTFQPRDAKSEEMEEESSREWEDSKRWNKMDELAKQLTSKKRMEENDSGEDPDRSMKLAFRSHKYDFSSPEEDVRRSWKHHSKEDSSEGFPLAPMPEEKKDEEGSANRRTEDQELESLAAIEAELERVAHKLHELRRG; encoded by the exons ATGAGCCGCCCAGGACTGCTCACCGTCCTGCTCCTGGCCGTGCCGG CCATCTCCCTTCCTGTGACAAATGACATGAATAAAGGCGACACTAAG GTGATGAAGTGCATTGTAGAGGTCATCTCTGATACTTTATCGAAGCCAAATCCCCTGCCGATCAGCGAGGAATGCCTAGAAACACTCAGAGGAG ATGAACGAATCATTTCTATCCTTCGTCACCAAAATTTATTGAAGGAACTTCAGGAAATTGCTGCTCAAG GTGCCAGTGAAAGAACTCggcagcagaagaaaaacagaggctTCGAAGATGAACTTTCAGAAGTCCTTGAAAGTCAGAATGACAAGAACAAGCAGAGAG ATGCGGCAGGGGAGAGCCCTGAAGAGGAGCAGCCCACAGGGTCCCTGGCTGAGCTGGCAGCACAGAAAACCCAGCAAAATAAAGATtcaagagaggagggaaaaaacagcCTGGAGGAGAGGGACCCCAGGCCAAGGGATGCCAACCCTGGAGAGAAGGAGGATCATGAGGAAGCAGAGAGTAACGAGATTGGGAACACAGAGGATGCCCAACGAGATGAAGCTTTGGACAACCACATCAGCAAAGACTTCAATGAGGATGAGCAGCGGCAGCAAGGGGATGAAGAGGAGCAGCCCAGAGGCCCCAGGGACAGCCTGGAGCTCGAGAATGAGGGAGAGCAGCCATCTAGGCAGGGCCAGAAGAAGAGCAAGGAGGTGACAGGGGAGCGTGTGGAGCGGGAGGATGACGGAGGAGATGATGCTGCAGAGGAGGACCCTACTGAAGCAGAGAGGTCACTTGATTTGGCTGAGGAGGACGAGGAGGCTGAGGAGATGCAGGGAGATGACA ATAACGACGATGCTCTGGGATTTGGCAAAGATGGGCAgagctctgaggaggaggaggaggaagagcagcccCAGACACTGAGAGGAGGAAGGCATCGCCTGGAGGATGAGGGAATTCAGGGCGAGGAAGACACCTTCCAGCCCAGGGATGCCAAAAGCGAGGAGATGGAAGAGGAGTCCTCCAGGGAGTGGGAAGATTCCAAGAGGTGGAACAAAATGGATGAACTGGCCAAGCAGCTGACATCAAAGAAGCGCATGGAGGAAAATGATAGTGGGGAAGACCCAGACAGGTCCATGAAACTGGCATTTAGGTCTCACAAGTATGACTTCAGTAGTCCAGAGGAAGATGTGAGAAGGTCATGGAAGCATCACTCGAAGGAGGACAGCAGTGAAGGCTTCCCACTTGCTCCCAtgcctgaagaaaagaaggatgAAGAAGGCAGTGCTAACAGGAGAACGGAG GACCAGGAGCTGGAGAGCCTGGCCGCCATCGAGGCTGAGCTGGAGCGTGTTGCCCACAAGCTGCATGAGCTGAGGCGAGGCTGa